AGCCGTACCTGGACTCCCACCGGATCAGTTGCGGCGCAGCGGTTTCGGCGAACACCTGAAAACCGTGGCGCTGCCATGTCCACGCCCACAAGGCGGCGGCCGCATCGGACACGACGAAGCCCGCCGCCGCCACCGGATCTTCGGAGCGGAAGTAGTTATAACCGCCGACTTCGCACGCGAGGTCGATCAGTAGCTCCAGGGCGGACGCCGCCGGTCCGGCGTCCTCGGCACGCAGCGCGTCCTGGGCTCCGATGGCAAGGCGCTTGAAGGTGAAGCGCCAGCGCGACCGCTCGCGTGGCGACACCCTCCGGTCGCCGCCCAGGTACGCGCCGGATCGCGCCAGCGCCACGAAGTCGTCGACCTCGTCGCGCACCGTCTCCGGGTCCGGCGGCGCCTTCGCCGAACGCTTGGAGCGTGCATGCCCGTCGCCCGCAAGCTCGACCTCGATGCGCTCCCGCACGTTCGCCGTGCCGCGCCAGTACAGGTTCCAGAGCACCTTGCGCAGCCGATCGTCGTCGAGCCCCGACATCGCGCGGAAGAACTGCTCGCGGTCCATTCGCTTTGCCGCCACGAAGGCGATTATCTCCCGCTCTCATCGGATTTCAGCATCGGATCCGCATCCCCATTGTGGGATTGTGGGCATAACCCCACGCGTTCCTGAAGCGATCACCCAAAACCCTTCGAAAGTCCCATGGGTCTAAGTTCTTCAGAGTTATGTCCAGCTCGCCAGCCGTCTGACGTCGACACGAAACTACGGTCACATTCCATGCCAGCTGGGCAAGATCATCACCTCGCCGCCCTGGCCAGAAGGGCCTACCACACCCACACGCCATCCACGCAGCTGTACCGCGACAGTCACCGTGCGCCCACGGTGGATGCTGGCATCAGTATCACCGTCCGAACAGTCACTATGCTCGACTGGTGAGCGATCGTGCTATCAAACCCCGACGTCATCGGCTGGAGGTCCGCGTTACCCCAGAGCAGGACACGCTCATCCGTCATGCGGCCGACCTCGAGGACACCACAGTGACGGCATTCGTGCTCGACACCGTCACCTCGCGGGCGAAGCGGGTAGTGAAGCAACACCACGATTTGGTGTTATCTGACCGGGCGTTCGACCGATTCATCGCCGAGCTCGACAAGCCGGCCCAGCCCGTGCCAGAGCTGGTCGACCTGTTCAAGAACAACCCGAAGCTTCGCGAGGTGTGAGCCGCGCCCCGCGACGCCGGCTCGAAAGGCTCAATGCCCACCACGATGTCAGCACCTTCGACTGGGGAAACGAGGTGCTCGACCAGTGGCTTCGCCGCCACGCACTGGCAGCACAACGCATGGACTCGGTGCGGACGTTCGTCGTCACTCGAAGTGGACGCGTCGTCGGCTACTTCAGCCTGACCATGGGCTCAGTACTTCGAGCCGAGGCTCCTGCAAAGCTCGTTCGCGGCATGCCGGCGTATCCGGTGCATGGTGTTGCTGACCGGGCTGGCAGTCGACCGGTCAGAGCAGGGAAAGGGCGTTGGCGCAACCCTTCTCGCCGAGGCACTGCGGAAGGCAGTCGCGGCCGGGGAGGTCGCTGCGGCACGCCTTGTCGTGGTCGACGCTGTCGACGAAGAAGCGGCGGCGTTTTACGAGCGATACGGTTTGATCCGAGTTCCCGAGCATCCGCTCCGGCTCTATAGGCGTATCAAAGACGTTCGTGCCAGCTTTGATTCGTCCGACGTCGACGTGCCGACCAAGGAAGTGGGCGCCGGGCTGGGGCTCACCTGTCGCATCAGATTGTTATGACCTCAACGCCTGGCATCGCAGAGTAGTCGCTGCCCTGGGTCACGATCGGAATGCCATGCGCCATGGCAGTTGCCGCAATCCAACTGTCGTTGATCGGTGCTCGCAGGTTGGCGGCGCGCTTGGATACCAGCAATGCCCACGCTTCGGAGACCGTCTCGTCGATGCTCAGTGGTTCGAACCGCTGAGCAAGCTGGTATGTGGAGAGCCGGCGTGCGGCGGTGTCCGGGTCACTGGCTTGCAGGACACCCAGCCGCAGCTCACCCAGTGTGATCACCGAGACGCCCCACTCGTGTTCGGTAAATCGGTCGTCGTCGAATCGTGCCGCCTCGATCCCGATGAAGATGGACGTGTCGGCGAGGGCCCGCCGAACCATCACCACGACACGTCGTCCGTGGTCCGTGTCAGCGTCTCCCGTAGTTCCTCGCTGAGGTTGGTGGTATCGGGACCCAGGCGCATGAGTTCGCCGATTACCTCCGCTGCCGGTAGCCATTGGCGGCGCCGTGTGAGTGGGACTATGCGCGCCACAGGACGGTTGTCCTTGAGCACCTCGATCTCCTCGCCTGCCGCAACTCGCCGCAGCACCTCAGCGGTGCGGTTACGGAGATCGCGGGCGGGTATCGTAGCAGCCATGCTACGAGTGTAGCGGATACTGGGCGTTATTTGACGAGGACGGCAGCCCATCGCCAGTCGGCGCTGGCGGCAGCCAGTCGCCGCCGGATCGGCTGCAGTGTTGCAGAAAAAGCATCGCCGTCATCGAGCGCACGACCGACCCTACTTATATGCCTGCGCGTCCCCGCGTGTTGACAGACAACTTCGTGATTGCGAATATGTCTGTTATGGAATTCGTTGCGGCGATGGATGCCGCACGACGGCTCGGCGTGACGACGCGGCAGGTGCAATACCTCGTGGCACGTGGCGACCTATGCCCTGTGGCGCGCGGCTTGATCGACCGCACTTCGCTGGATCGGTTTATCGCCATCCGGCAAGGGGCTCGGCACCGCGCCTGGTCGGAAGGCACCGCGTGGGCTGCTGTGGCGATGCTGTCAGATTTGCCCGCGCCTTGGCTTGGCCCCACGCAACGCTCGAGGCTGAGGGGCGCGATCCGGCAGTTGACCGGGACCGAACTGGTCGGCCGCACTCGCGGACGCGCCCGGGTGCACCGATATCGAGGCCATTCGCGGGCGGCTGAACGACTACGACATGAAGTGGTCGATACCTCCGGCTCGGCCACCACGCTTGGGTTGGTCGAGGCGCCGGACCGGGTAGACGGTTATGTCCCCGCCCACGAGCTCACCGAGATCGTCACCCGCCACGCTCTCATCGAGGATGTCGACGGTCAATACACTTTGCGGGCGACCGAAATGGACCTGGCGACGGTGCGTGCTCTCGCTGACGACGCACCGGTGCTCTCAGCGCTCGACCTCGCCGAATCACTTGACATCCGGGAGAGTCAGACCGGCCTGAATTTCCTCGACCACAGGCTGCAGCGGCTCAATGCGTGAACGGACCACGATTGACGTCGTCGCAGCGCCGGGTGGCTGGCCAAAACCATGGCCGAACGTCGCTGAACTCACCGAGCACCTACACAGCGATCGATGGTCGCTCGTCGGGGGCCTCATGGTCCAGCTGCACGCCGTACATCGTGGCGTCGGAATCATCCGCCCTACCAACGACGTCGACATCATGTTGCACGTCGAGACCTCCCGAGGCGTGCCGGCCGCGGCCGCGACCGCGCTCGAATCCCTCGGATACCGCCTAACAACTCCGGTCGATCCACGAAATGAATTCGCGCATCGATTCATCCGCGGTGACACCCGCGTTGACGTAGTGGCCAGTGCCGCAGACACAGTTGACGTGCTCCTCGCCGACCACGCCGCGCCACGGGTAGTGGAGAAATTACGAGGACGCACAATGGTGAAGGTAGAAGGCGGAACCCAAGCGTTGCGTCGCACCATCAACGCTCGCCTGCAAATTGGCACGGGCCAGACAACCACCATCAGCGTTCCCGACGCGTTCGGCGCGCTAGTTCTCAAAGTCGCTGCCTACCAAACCGACACCCGCGACCGAGGCCGGCATCTGTACGACGCCGCCGTCTTGCTGTGCTGCATCGAAGACCCGTACGTCGAAAGAGAGCGATTCGCGGGATCTGATAGAAAAAGACTGAGGTTACTTGCAAACTCTCTTTCGGCGGATCATCCTGCATGGCAACGTATCCCGCCCGGGATCCGTGCTGAAGGCCAAGCCGCACTGCGGCTGCTTTCAACGCCAGCGTGACAATCGAGGGGCTATGCCTCGCTACGCCCGCTGCGCGGCCACAACAAGTTCCCCGGCACGGCGTCCTCGACCTCTTTGGCAGCGCGGCGGCCATAGCCGGCCATCAGCTCGGATGACGGCGTCACCGTCACGTCCCAGCCGTGGCGACGAAACCAGTCGCCGACGTCTTCGCGCTCCTCGAAGTACCACAGCTCGTCGGTCTCCTGGGAATCTCACGCTGCGGGTCCAATTCGGCCGGCACGGCGGCGAGCCAAAGTCGGGCGTCAATCCCCGTGTGTCACATCGGTCACTGGCTGGGCCGGCATACGACAATGTGCCCACCTCCGCGCGACAGCCACCATGTTTGTCGCTCGGAAGTGGGCAGAAGAGTATGTGCCCGCCACGCCGAGACGCACGTGACATATGTGACCACCACGAGGTGTCCGACGTGGCCGCCCTGCCTTGCGGGCCACGATATAGCAGCGACGGTTGCTGCGGTTTAATTCCTCTGAATGAGGTGGCACACCAGCCTATTTCGCGGCCCGTACCCTGGTCAGCGATGCTCAGCGCCAAGATTGGATCATGCCGAGCGACTCGGAAAACTTGCGGTCTCGCTACGCCCGCTGTGCGGCCACGAACAAGTTCCCCGGCACGGCGTCCTCCACCTCTTTGGCGGCGCCGCGGCCATAGCCGGCCATCAGCTCGAGTGACGGCGTCACCGTCACGCCCCAGCCGTGCCGGCGGAACCAGTCGCCGACGTCTTCGCGCTCCTCGAAATACCACAGCTCGTCGGTCCTGGGAACCTCTCGGTCCGGGTCCAGGTCGGCCATCAACGCACGAATCCGCTCCATCCGCTCGCGACGCCTGGCGCGAAACTCGGGGTCGAGAAACTTTGGTCCCAGCGCCTCCACGGCAACCCGGCTGCCGGCGATGGTGAGACCCTGAACACGCTCGAACAGCAAATCTTGGGCCGCAGCCGGCAGATACGGCATCAGCCCTTCGGCCGACCAGACGCTGGGCGCCGAGGCGTCAAAACCCGCCCGCCGCAACGCCGTTGGCCAGTCCTGGCGCAGGTCTACCGGGACGGCGACCCGATTGCAGGCGGGCTGCGCCCCGTGCTCGGCCAACGTCGACGATTTGAACTCCAGCACCCTGGGTTGGTCGAGCTCGTAGACGGTGACGCCGTCGGGCCAGGGCAGCCGCCACGCCCGCGAGTCCAGGCCCGCCGCCAGGATCACCGCCTGGCGAATGCCCGCGCCGGTCGCGTCGAGGAAGAACTGGTCGAAAAACGCTGTGCGCGAAGCCATATAGCCGACCATCGCCTTCATCTGCAGCGCCACCTCGGGTTCGGCCTCGAGTAACTCGGGGGCCAGCGTCGAAGCCGAATACCAGTTCCACACTCCGTCGCCGGCGGCGTCAAGGAAGACCTGCGCGAACGGGTCACTGATCAAAGGATTTTCGCTTCGGGTCTCCGCCGCCCGGGCCGACGCCACCCCCAGCGCCGTCGCCCCCACACTCTCGGTGATCTCCCAGCTGTCGTTGTCGGTTCTGGCCACGCTCAGTTCCTCTCGGCTGCCACGAACAAGGTCTGGGGGGCGGCGTCGTCGATGCCCTGCGGGGGCCTGCGGTCGTAGCTGGCCATCAACTCCTCCGCCGGGGTCACCGCCACGTCCCAACCATGGCGTCGCA
The nucleotide sequence above comes from Mycobacterium malmoense. Encoded proteins:
- a CDS encoding GNAT family N-acetyltransferase — protein: MVLLTGLAVDRSEQGKGVGATLLAEALRKAVAAGEVAAARLVVVDAVDEEAAAFYERYGLIRVPEHPLRLYRRIKDVRASFDSSDVDVPTKEVGAGLGLTCRIRLL
- a CDS encoding nucleotidyl transferase AbiEii/AbiGii toxin family protein; the protein is MRERTTIDVVAAPGGWPKPWPNVAELTEHLHSDRWSLVGGLMVQLHAVHRGVGIIRPTNDVDIMLHVETSRGVPAAAATALESLGYRLTTPVDPRNEFAHRFIRGDTRVDVVASAADTVDVLLADHAAPRVVEKLRGRTMVKVEGGTQALRRTINARLQIGTGQTTTISVPDAFGALVLKVAAYQTDTRDRGRHLYDAAVLLCCIEDPYVERERFAGSDRKRLRLLANSLSADHPAWQRIPPGIRAEGQAALRLLSTPA
- a CDS encoding type II toxin-antitoxin system Phd/YefM family antitoxin, which gives rise to MAATIPARDLRNRTAEVLRRVAAGEEIEVLKDNRPVARIVPLTRRRQWLPAAEVIGELMRLGPDTTNLSEELRETLTRTTDDVSW
- a CDS encoding type II toxin-antitoxin system VapC family toxin, whose translation is MMVRRALADTSIFIGIEAARFDDDRFTEHEWGVSVITLGELRLGVLQASDPDTAARRLSTYQLAQRFEPLSIDETVSEAWALLVSKRAANLRAPINDSWIAATAMAHGIPIVTQGSDYSAMPGVEVITI
- a CDS encoding class I SAM-dependent methyltransferase — protein: MARTDNDSWEITESVGATALGVASARAAETRSENPLISDPFAQVFLDAAGDGVWNWYSASTLAPELLEAEPEVALQMKAMVGYMASRTAFFDQFFLDATGAGIRQAVILAAGLDSRAWRLPWPDGVTVYELDQPRVLEFKSSTLAEHGAQPACNRVAVPVDLRQDWPTALRRAGFDASAPSVWSAEGLMPYLPAAAQDLLFERVQGLTIAGSRVAVEALGPKFLDPEFRARRRERMERIRALMADLDPDREVPRTDELWYFEEREDVGDWFRRHGWGVTVTPSLELMAGYGRGAAKEVEDAVPGNLFVAAQRA
- a CDS encoding DUF1778 domain-containing protein, with the translated sequence MSDRAIKPRRHRLEVRVTPEQDTLIRHAADLEDTTVTAFVLDTVTSRAKRVVKQHHDLVLSDRAFDRFIAELDKPAQPVPELVDLFKNNPKLREV